The Zygosaccharomyces rouxii strain CBS732 chromosome G complete sequence genome contains a region encoding:
- the CCP1 gene encoding cytochrome-c peroxidase (similar to uniprot|P00431 Saccharomyces cerevisiae YKR066C CCP1 Mitochondrial cytochrome-c peroxidase degrades reactive oxygen species in mitochondria involved in the response to oxidative stress), protein MSFARIVNRRAIYFLGSVAAGATGAAGLASSDFNGSFFNGNNNNPKNNGSSWWKGLAGTSAAAAPALRVAEVEKGKTPEDFQQVYNAIAKKIIDDDEYDNYIGYGPVLVRLSWHSAGTFDKNDNSGGSYGGTYRFPKETNDPSNKGLQNAKAFLEPIYEQFPWISHGDLYTLGGVTALQEMQGPKVPWRPGRVDLPESATPENGRLPDAENGADYVRNFFKRFGFTDQEVVALIGAHALGKTHMANSGYEGPWGAATNTFSNEFFVNLLNEQWKKEKTEAGNSQYNSPSGFMMMPTDFALKEDNTYLKYVKKYAENQDVFFEDFKNAYKKLLENGIEFPEGTPTIVFKTLDEQEQ, encoded by the coding sequence ATGTCATTTGCAAGAATTGTGAATAGAAGAGCTATCTATTTTCTAGGTAGTGTGGCAGCTGGTGCCACTGGTGCAGCTGGTCTAGCAAGCAGCGACTTTAACGGcagttttttcaatggtaacaacaacaacccTAAAAATAACGGCAGTAGCTGGTGGAAAGGTTTAGCAGGTACAAGTGCCGCTGCTGCTCCCGCTTTGCGTGTTGCTGAAGTAGAAAAGGGTAAGACACCTGAAGATTTCCAACAAGTTTACAATGCAATTGctaaaaaaataattgatgacgatgaatATGATAACTACATTGGTTACGGACCTGTCCTTGTGCGTCTATCATGGCACTCAGCTGGTACCTTCGATAAAAACGATAACAGTGGTGGTTCTTACGGTGGTACTTACCGTTTCCCTAAGGAAACAAATGATCCATCCAACAAAGGTTTACAAAATGCAAAGGCTTTCCTAGAGCCAATTTACGAACAATTCCCATGGATCTCACACGGTGATCTTTACACTCTAGGTGGTGTCACAGCTTTACAAGAGATGCAAGGTCCTAAAGTACCATGGAGACCAGGTAGAGTTGATTTACCGGAAAGTGCTACCCCAGAAAACGGTAGATTACCAGATGCTGAAAATGGTGCTGATTATGTGAGAAACTTCTTCAAGAGATTCGGCTTTACTGACCAAGAAGTCGTTGCACTAATAGGTGCTCATGCTCTAGGTAAGACCCACATGGCAAATTCTGGTTATGAAGGTCCATGGGGTGCAGCTACCAACACTTTTagtaatgaatttttcgTCAACTTGTTGAACGAACAatggaagaaagaaaagaccGAAGCTGGTAACAGTCAATACAACTCCCCAAGTGGTTTTATGATGATGCCAACTGATTTTGCACTAAAGGAAGATAACACTTACTTGAAATACGTCAAGAAATACGCTGAAAATCAAGATGTGTTCTTCgaagatttcaagaatgCCTACAAGAAATTACTAGAAAACGGTATTGAATTTCCAGAGGGTACACCAACAATTGTCTTCAAAACTTTGGACGAACAGGAACAATAA
- the VPS35 gene encoding retromer subunit VPS35 (similar to uniprot|P34110 Saccharomyces cerevisiae YJL154C VPS35 Protein involved in vacuolar sorting retromer complex component), with protein MSYSETLEQALIVVRQQAVLMQRCIQQRKLMDALKHASMMLTELRKPDLSPKQYYELYIMIFDSLSLLSSYLTDNHPKLHHLADLYELVQYAGNVVPRLYLMITVGTSYLKCADSPREEILKDMIEMCRGVQNPMRGLFLRYYLSQRTKQLLPENAIEFNANFVITNFIEMNKLWVRLQHQGPLREREQRTKERKELQILIGSQLVRLSQIVDDNLVIYRDNILPVILEQVVQCRDVVSQEYLLDIVCQVFPDEFHLSTLDSLLESTLHMHPDVSINKNVLTLIDRLNGYIDRKEQEQETAQVDSDLFKVFWNYLKTLNEERPDLSLQQFVPLIESIMALSLRWYPDNLSNLNALYGFTAQKCKDYGKAIPQSAEYLFVNLLILQNFEYVKRSAALFYNIISQCESFRELLSLQNVPLQKSIINTILDTLLSTSTENGDVLVIDSKTNLENLLSVMEPLIRFRVTATTRRPSNSALGLSDDPTEDEEGNGSWVLDPSQEKLAKFCHLAVRSLPKESKQYRNVENQVEYLLLLKNWYYKGGKNIKYTYPAIITNFWKLIRKSHLLKSRQKLTKETENNYSNMIKQLFKYASRCINDLFNVCGSSVIDTVYKLNIQSASLADQLSLGEIAYDFFSQAFTVFEESLSDLNTQFQALVYMMQSLQKTRSLYQENYYDSLIVRCTLHGSRLLRKQDQCRAVYLCSHLWWATEIAVIGEEEGTTTDFYREGKRVLECLQRSLRVADSTMDNIQSCQLMIEILNRCLYYFIHGDEHDTHVSVKYINGLIELIKTNLKSLKLEEQVSEQQQSATRLQDLHIDDQDTTELPSRKKFVMGLDGTYIEIPRTNGTPASISNKLNSVYINEMIHIPLEHFDRTCEYIVNQREIDDRFKVIVV; from the coding sequence ATGTCCTATTCTGAGACGTTAGAGCAGGCTCTCATTGTGGTGAGACAACAAGCTGTTCTTATGCAGAGATGTATTCAGCAGCGTAAACTGATGGATGCATTAAAACACGCATCAATGATGCTGACAGAATTGAGAAAGCCAGATTTATCCCCGAAACAGTATTACGAATTATACATCATGATATTCGATTCACTATCACTTCTATCGAGTTATTTGACTGATAATCATCCaaaacttcatcatttAGCAGATCTTTACGAGTTGGTTCAATATGCGGGCAATGTAGTTCCACGTCTCTACCTTATGATCACAGTGGGAACAAGTTATTTAAAATGTGCAGATTCACCTCGAGAAGAAATTCTAAAGGATATGATAGAGATGTGTCGAGGTGTTCAAAATCCAATGAGAGGTCTTTTCCTTAGGTATTACTTATCACAACGTACTAAACAATTACTACCTGAAAATGCAATAGAATTCAATGCTAATTTTGtcattaccaattttattGAGATGAATAAATTATGGGTCCGTTTACAACATCAGGGACCTCTTAGAGAAAGGGAACAGAGAACTAAGGAACGTAAGGAATTGCAAATTTTAATTGGATCTCAGTTAGTAAGGCTATCGCAAATTGTTGATGACAATCTAGTCATTTATAGGGATAACATATTACCAGTTATCTTAGAACAAGTGGTTCAATGTAGAGATGTGGTTTCTCAGGAATATTTACTAGATATTGTTTGTCAAGTTTTCCCAGATGAATTCCATTTATCAACGCTAGATTCACTGTTGGAATCTACTTTACACATGCATCCTGATGTTTCTATCAATAAAAATGTACTTACGTTAATCGATCGTCTGAATGGGTATATCGATAGGAAAGagcaagaacaagagaCGGCACAAGTGGATTcagatcttttcaaagtttttTGGAATTACCTAAAGACATTGAACGAAGAAAGACCAGATTTATCACTGCAACAGTTTGTGCCTTTAATCGAAAGTATAATGGCTCTATCATTACGTTGGTATCCTGACAATTTGTCAAATCTTAACGCTCTTTACGGATTTACCGCTCAAAAATGCAAGGATTACGGTAAAGCAATACCACAGAGTGCAGAATACCTTTTCGTCAATTTattaattttacaaaattttgaatacGTTAAACGTTCCGCTGCCCTTTTCTACAACATCATATCACAATGCGAATCGTTTAGAGAGTTACTTTCCTTACAAAACGTGCCATTACAGAAAAGCATTATAAACACTATTCTTGATACGCTACTTTCAACTTCTACAGAAAATGGTGACGTGCTTGTCATTGATTCCAAGAcaaatttagaaaatttatTATCAGTAATGGAACCACTAATCAGATTTCGTGTGACCGCTACCACGAGGAGACCTTCCAATAGTGCGTTGGGATTAAGTGATGATCCaacagaagatgaagaaggtaatGGTTCTTGGGTATTAGATCCATCtcaagaaaaattggccaaatttTGTCATTTGGCCGTTCGGTCTTTGCCAAAGGAATCTAAGCAGTATCGTAACGTGGAAAATCAAGTGGAATATTTGCTTTTACTAAAGAATTGGTATTACAAAGGTGGTAAAAACATTAAATATACCTATCCAGCtattattaccaatttttggaaattgatTAGAAAATCCcaccttttgaaatcaagGCAAAAACTAACCAAAGAAACTGAAAATAACTATTCTAATATGATAAAGCAATTGTTCAAGTATGCATCTCGTTGCATTAACGATCTTTTCAACGTATGTGGGTCATCTGTGATCGATACCGTTTACAAACTAAACATCCAAAGTGCCTCCCTTGCGGACCAATTGTCACTAGGTGAAATTGCTTACGATTTTTTCTCACAAGCTTTCACCGTCTTTGAAGAGTCGCTGAGCGACTTGAACACTCAATTTCAAGCTTTAGTCTACATGATGCAATCATTACAGAAGACCCGATCGTTGTATCAGGAAAATTACTACGATTCTCTAATTGTTAGATGTACACTGCATGGATCGAGACTCTTGAGGAAACAAGATCAATGTCGTGCAGTTTACCTGTGTTCCCATTTATGGTGGGCTACAGAAATTGCAGTCATTGGGGAAGAAGAAGGCACCACTACAGATTTCTACAGAGAGGGTAAACGTGTATTGGAGTGTTTGCAGAGGTCTCTGCGTGTAGCGGATTCCACCATGGACAATATTCAGAGTTGTCAATTAATGATAGAAATCTTAAATCGTTGCTTGTACTATTTCATTCATGGCGATGAGCATGATACCCACGTTAGTGTGAAATACATCAATGGTCTTATCGAGCTCATAAAgacaaatttgaaatcattgaaACTTGAAGAGCAAGTATCAGAGCAACAACAATCCGCTACAAGATTACAGGATCTACACATAGACGATCAGGATACTACAGAATTGCCTTCTAGGAAAAAATTTGTCATGGGACTTGATGGTACCTACATCGAAATTCCAAGGACGAACGGGACGCCGGCATCGATTTCTAACAAGCTAAATTCCGTGTACATTAACGAAATGATCCATATTCCGTTAGAGCACTTTGACAGGACCTGCGAATATATTGTCAATCAAAGGGAGATTGACGACAGGTTTAAAGTAATCGTTGTATAA